A window of Procambarus clarkii isolate CNS0578487 chromosome 69, FALCON_Pclarkii_2.0, whole genome shotgun sequence contains these coding sequences:
- the LOC123748287 gene encoding zonadhesin-like → MEQPSPIRAEFTPRRSNQVPSGQSSLHDGATKSHPGRINSKTEQPSPIRAEFTPRRSEYTTPEDVYTTPADEYTTPADEYTTPEDMYTTPADEYTTPADEYITLADVYTSPADEYTTPADEYTTPADEYTTPADEYTTPADKYTTLADEYTTPADEYTTPADEYTTPADENTTPADEYTNADEYTTDDEYTTPADEYTTPADEYNTPVDEYTAPADDYTTPTDEYTTPTDEYTTPADESTTPADEHTAPADEYTTPAVEYTTPADEYTTPADEYTTPADEYTTPADEYTIPTDEYTTPADEYTTHADAYTTPADEYTAPADEYTTPADEYTTPADEYTTPADKYTTPADKYTTPADKYTTPADKYTTPADK, encoded by the exons ATGGAGCAACCAAGTCCCATCCGGGCAGAGTTCACTCCACGACGGAGTAACCAAGTCCCATCCGGCCAGAGTTCACTCCACGACGGAGCAACCAAGTCCCATCCGGGCAGAATTAACTCCAAGACGGAGCAACCAAGTCCCATCCGGGCAGAGTTCACTCCACGGCGAA GCGAGTATACTACACCTGAAGACGTGTATACTACACCTGCAGACGAGTATACTACACCTGCAGACGAGTATACTACACCTGAAGACATGTATACTACACCTGCAGACGAGTATACTACACCTGCAGACGAGTATATTACACTTGCAGACGTGTATACTTCACCTGCAGACGAGTATACTACACCAGCAGACGAGTATACTACACCTGCAGACGAGTATACTACACCTGCAGACGAGTATACTACACCTGCAGACAAGTATACTACACTTGCTGACGAGTATACTACACCTGCTGACGAGTATACTACACCAGCAGACGAGTATACTACACCTGCAGACGAGAATACTACACCTGCAGACGAGTATACTAATGCTGACGAGTATACTACTGATGACGAGTATACTACACCTGCAGACGAGTATACTACACCTGCAGACGAGTATAATACACCTGTAGACGAGTATACTGCACCTGCTGACGACTATACTACACCTACTGACGAGTATACTACACCTACTGACGAGTATACTACACCTGCTGACGAGTCTACTACACCTGCTGATGAGCATACTGCACCTGCTGACGAGTATACTACACCTGCGGTCGAGTATACTACACCTGCAGACGAGTATACTACACCTGCAGACGAGTATACTACACCTGCAGACGAGTATACTACTCCTGCTGATGAGTATACTATACCTACTGACGAGTATACTACACCTGCAGACGAGTATACTACACATGCAGACGCGTATACTACACCTGCAGACGAGTATACTGCACCTGCTGACGAGTATACTACACCTGCTGACGAGTATACTACACCTGCTGATGAGTATACTACACCTGCAGACAAGTATACTACACCTGCTGACAAGTATACTACACCTGCTGACAAGTATACTACACCTGCAGACAAGTATACTACACCTGCAGACAAGTAG